A stretch of the Acyrthosiphon pisum isolate AL4f chromosome A2, pea_aphid_22Mar2018_4r6ur, whole genome shotgun sequence genome encodes the following:
- the LOC100161623 gene encoding ATP-binding cassette sub-family G member 4 has product MELNSMLSNKGLDLRFVDITYKVNNWTDTFKIEKKTILKGVSGAFYQGQLCAIIGCSGSGKSSLLNVISGYKTSGYSGMIFINDKPQELESFHKQSCYIMQEDQLHKQLTVREAIEFASKLKCLTLSLNTSKLKMIDLILENLNLLKIQHTATLNLSGGERRKLSIALELVHNPSIMFFDEPTSGLDSLSANQVLATLRELANTGRNIICTIHQASASQLKIFDILYVLTPSGQCIYHGLTSNLLDYLAVQGLRCPLYHNTADYIIEISLGEYGDQAEKLVKYIDNGKSTEWLKITCQKHLVKEDQLIDVNINDEYKNTQFTNHLIQLVILSHRSTVKTLREKFITTRLMVHIIVSAVYGWVYFGVGINASFIHDNLMLLFFSLLFIMYTASSSMIINFPLEIPILSKEHFNQWYSLSSYYLSFTIVDLPIQVLCTFLYCVVLYYFTGQPLEWPRFGLYTLMMLMVGLLSQTIGMLMGILFNDLRFSTILTSFLLMPWMMFGGIFIKISDTPEIFRWLFDISFMKHAMEGIVHCVYGLDRPRLYCPKIYCYSSSPSNILKDLDMPVNKYWFNFFAVTAIYLLLKVFTYLVLKKKLKIH; this is encoded by the exons ATGGAACTGAATTCAATGTTGTCAAACAAAGGACTAGATTTAAGATTTGTGGATATAACGTACAAAGTTAACAATTGGActgatacatttaaaatag aaaagaaaactattttaaaaggtGTGAGTGGTGCGTTTTATCAAGGTCAACTATGTGCAATTATTGGATGTTCGGGATCTGGAAAATCAtcgttattaaatgtaatatctgGTTATAA gacAAGTGGATATAGTGGAATGATATTTATCAATGACAAACCTCAAGAATTGGAATCGTTTCATAAACAATCATGTTACATTATGCAAGAAGACCAACTTCATAAGCAATTAACGGTCAGAGAAGCTATAGAATTTGCATCAAAGTTGAAATGTTTAACTTTATCATTAAACACAAGCAAGCTTAAAATG ATAGATTTGATTTTAGAAAATTTGAATCTGCTTAAAATTCAACATACGGCTACATTGAATTTATCTGGTGGTGAACGTAGAAAACTATCCATTGCATTAGAACTGGTCCATAATCCAAGCATCATGTTTTTTGATGAACCAACCAG cGGATTAGATAGTTTATCAGCAAATCAAGTATTAGCCACATTAAGAGAACTAGCCAACACAGGTCGTAACATAATTTGTACAATACACCAAGCTTCTGCTTCACAATTAAAGATATTTGACATTCTTTATGTACTTACTCCATCTGGTCAATGTATTTATCATGGTTTGACATCAAATCTTTTAGATTACCTGGCTGTCCAAGGTTTGCGATGTCCATTGTATCACAATACTGCAGACTACA TTATTGAAATAAGTCTTGGAGAGTACGGAGATCAAGCtgaaaaattggtaaaatatatcGATAATGGAAAGTCTACAGAATGGTTAAAGATTACTTGTCAAAAACATTTAGTTAAAG AGGATCAGTTGATAGATGTTAACATCaatgatgaatataaaaatacacaatttaccAACCATTTAATTCAACTTGTTATTTTATCGCACAGGTCTACAGTTAAGACATTAAGAGAAAAA ttcATCACTACAAGATTGATGGTTCATATTATTGTTAGCGCTGTATATGGTTGGGTATACTTCGGTGTTGGTATCAATGCATCATTTATACATGATAATCTAATGTTGTTGTTCTTTAGTTTActgtttattatgtataccgcTAGTTCTTCAATGATAATCAACT TTCCCTTAGAAATTCCAATACTTTCAAAAGAGCATTTCAACCAGTGGTATTCCTTGTCGTCATATTATCTGAGTTTCACTATAGTAGACCTACCAATACAG GTTCTGTGTACATTTTTGTACTGTGTAGTATTGTACTATTTCACTGGACAGCCACTCGAATGGCCAAGATTTGGATTGTATACGCTCATGATGTTAATGGTGGGACTGTTATCACAGACCATAGGCATGTTAATGGGAATATTGTTCAACGATTTGAGA TTCAGCACGATTCTTACAAGCTTCCTCCTCATGCCATGGATGATGTTTGGAggaattttcattaaaatatctgaTACACCAGAAATTTTTCGATGGCTATTTGACATTTCTTTTATGAAACATGCCATGGAAGGAATAGTGCATTGTGTTTACGGTTTGGATCGACCCAGGTTATATTGCCCCAAA ATTTACTGTTACAGTTCTTCGccgtcaaatatattaaaagatttGGATATGCCAGTTAACAAGTATTGGTTTAATTTCTTTGCTGTTACTGCCATTTACTTGTTATTGAAGGTGTTTACATATTTagtgttgaaaaaaaagttaaaaattcacTGA